From a region of the Candidatus Thermoplasmatota archaeon genome:
- a CDS encoding serine/threonine-protein kinase translates to MDGRQRGPGGRTIDQTLLLNAVSGIPLAVLGAYLLVRPSRPFNAFFGAFAVAWGAQVLVTNGAAMAPTPELAHRLYLLSIAFLVPQYVFLAYFVSIFPHRGGLLGADNRALVLALSPAAAAAVAIAVAPDTLLSGVRGAPGAWNATWGGLAPWLVHLPRMAAFFLALWAMDRASRQPLAHHEREQARLVAVALCLYLSFAVVHALGQALSGLPAFVAAMGPETVSAYFLIFGASAVILAAAGAGMVARGEPGLALATIALPASVAAVGILLRTPFLLESAGLWRLAAVAIVMYAILRWQLFDLDVRLRRAVPVGAGACAALLSLPLLAPLRAPPDVALAQLPLVALAVAGIGLGAGLAADRLAAHLWPDESAAREALYRRKLEVYQATMIQLLREGNEVSSHERTWLSHLQRSLGLSDRECRVIEALARAAVKRGPPAVERGLHPQGLPDKYVVHRVLGHGTFGRVYLATDSTLQRRVVVKQLLPPWTTTEAVRAAFLREARILARVRHPNVVSIHDVVAHDDDLFLVTEYVEGGTLDELVAREGPLPPAKASAVIRDVLGALAAIHVERICHRDIKPANVLLDARGRAKLADFGIAHTDEADPSLTSLGLTPGTPHFMAPEQAIGGPVDARSDLYAVAAMFHYAITGRPYLKLEGRSVAEVRNAIAVTEPDIPAGQPAWVERFLAKGLSKDPARRFQSAAEMAAFLSDHARSRAVELRTVLN, encoded by the coding sequence GTGGACGGCCGCCAACGCGGCCCCGGGGGGAGAACGATCGACCAGACGTTGCTTCTCAACGCAGTTTCGGGCATTCCGCTTGCGGTGCTGGGTGCCTACCTCCTCGTCCGCCCCAGCCGGCCCTTCAACGCGTTCTTTGGCGCTTTCGCCGTGGCGTGGGGCGCGCAGGTGCTTGTCACCAACGGCGCGGCCATGGCGCCCACGCCCGAGCTTGCGCACCGCCTGTACCTGCTGTCGATCGCGTTCCTCGTGCCGCAGTATGTCTTCCTGGCCTACTTCGTGTCGATCTTCCCGCACCGCGGGGGGCTCCTTGGAGCGGACAACCGCGCTCTCGTGCTCGCGCTGTCGCCCGCCGCCGCGGCGGCCGTGGCCATCGCAGTTGCGCCCGACACGCTGCTCTCCGGCGTGCGGGGCGCGCCGGGCGCCTGGAACGCGACCTGGGGGGGCCTCGCTCCGTGGCTTGTCCATCTGCCGCGCATGGCGGCGTTCTTCCTTGCCCTCTGGGCCATGGACCGCGCTTCGCGCCAACCGCTTGCCCACCACGAGCGCGAGCAGGCGCGCTTGGTGGCGGTCGCCCTTTGCCTCTACCTCTCGTTTGCCGTGGTCCACGCGCTGGGCCAGGCGCTCTCGGGCCTCCCCGCCTTCGTCGCCGCCATGGGACCCGAGACCGTGTCGGCCTACTTCCTCATCTTTGGCGCAAGCGCGGTGATCCTGGCCGCGGCCGGAGCGGGCATGGTGGCGCGCGGCGAGCCGGGACTTGCGCTCGCGACGATCGCGCTTCCGGCCTCGGTGGCCGCCGTCGGGATCCTGCTCCGCACGCCGTTCCTGCTCGAGTCGGCCGGGCTCTGGCGTCTTGCCGCCGTCGCGATCGTCATGTACGCGATCCTGCGCTGGCAGCTGTTCGACCTCGACGTGCGCCTGCGCCGCGCCGTGCCCGTGGGCGCGGGCGCCTGCGCCGCGCTCCTGTCCTTGCCGCTGCTGGCGCCGCTGCGCGCCCCCCCCGACGTGGCGCTCGCCCAGCTTCCGCTCGTGGCGTTGGCCGTCGCCGGGATCGGCCTTGGCGCGGGGCTTGCCGCCGACCGGCTCGCCGCTCACCTCTGGCCCGACGAGTCGGCCGCCCGCGAGGCGCTCTACCGCCGCAAGCTCGAGGTCTACCAGGCGACGATGATCCAGCTTCTGCGCGAGGGCAACGAGGTTTCGTCGCACGAGCGGACGTGGCTTTCGCACCTGCAGCGCTCGCTTGGGCTCTCCGACCGCGAATGCCGGGTGATCGAGGCGCTGGCCCGCGCCGCCGTGAAGCGCGGACCCCCGGCCGTCGAGCGCGGGCTCCATCCGCAGGGATTGCCGGACAAGTACGTCGTCCACCGCGTGCTTGGCCACGGGACCTTCGGTCGCGTGTACCTCGCCACGGACTCCACGCTGCAGCGGCGCGTCGTCGTGAAGCAGCTCCTGCCGCCCTGGACGACGACCGAAGCCGTGCGCGCCGCCTTCCTGCGGGAGGCCCGCATCCTCGCCCGCGTGCGGCATCCCAACGTCGTGAGCATCCACGACGTGGTGGCCCACGACGACGACCTTTTCCTCGTCACCGAATACGTCGAGGGCGGCACGCTCGACGAGCTCGTCGCCCGCGAGGGCCCGCTGCCTCCGGCCAAGGCGTCGGCCGTGATCCGCGACGTGCTGGGAGCCCTTGCGGCCATCCACGTCGAGCGCATCTGCCACCGCGACATCAAGCCGGCAAACGTGCTCCTCGACGCGCGCGGCCGGGCCAAGCTCGCCGACTTTGGCATCGCCCACACGGACGAGGCGGACCCCTCGCTCACCTCGCTTGGATTGACCCCCGGCACGCCGCATTTCATGGCGCCCGAGCAGGCCATCGGCGGGCCCGTGGACGCCCGCTCCGACCTCTACGCCGTCGCCGCCATGTTCCACTACGCCATCACCGGCCGCCCGTACCTGAAGCTCGAGGGGCGCTCGGTCGCCGAAGTCCGGAACGCGATCGCGGTCACCGAGCCGGACATCCCTGCGGGCCAGCCTGCCTGGGTCGAGCGGTTCCTTGCCAAGGGCCTCTCCAAGGACCCGGCGCGGCGATTCCAATCCGCCGCCGAGATGGCGGCCTTCCTTTCCGACCACGCGCGCTCGCGCGCGGTGGAGCTAAGGACGGTGCTCAATTGA
- a CDS encoding FHA domain-containing protein translates to MSPTDPVVTDPRFLERLSESLAVLADPETLRVLGAIAARRSGAPPSPIPPEDRRRVDALVEAGFLTLEGYVVAERMFNLQEMLWRVVSPEPAVDPLVGRTALLPKPPTDVAPVGVSPRLIVVHGPHIGQEARLENQERVRIGRDRACDLSLEFDTYTSGEHAEVTRVRGEIGVVDLFSRNGTYVNWRRLPPGGFRALLPGDVVGVGRNLLVFQSVIPPPSG, encoded by the coding sequence ATGTCGCCGACCGATCCCGTCGTGACCGACCCGCGCTTCCTTGAGCGTCTGTCGGAGTCGCTTGCCGTGCTGGCCGACCCGGAGACGCTGCGCGTGCTGGGCGCCATCGCCGCGCGCCGGTCGGGCGCGCCGCCGTCCCCGATCCCGCCGGAGGATCGGCGGCGCGTGGACGCCCTCGTCGAAGCCGGATTCCTCACGCTCGAAGGCTACGTCGTCGCCGAGCGCATGTTCAACCTGCAGGAGATGCTCTGGCGGGTCGTCTCGCCCGAGCCGGCCGTCGATCCGCTCGTCGGTCGCACGGCTCTTCTGCCCAAGCCGCCGACCGACGTGGCGCCCGTCGGCGTTTCGCCGCGGCTTATCGTCGTGCACGGGCCCCACATCGGGCAGGAGGCGCGTCTGGAGAACCAAGAGCGCGTCCGGATCGGCCGCGACCGCGCGTGCGACCTTTCGCTCGAATTCGACACGTACACCTCGGGCGAGCACGCGGAGGTGACGCGCGTGCGCGGCGAGATCGGCGTGGTCGATCTGTTCAGCCGAAACGGAACGTACGTCAACTGGCGCCGGCTGCCGCCGGGCGGCTTTCGCGCGCTTTTGCCCGGCGACGTGGTCGGGGTTGGTCGCAACCTCCTCGTCTTTCAGTCGGTGATTCCCCCGCCCTCGGGTTGA
- a CDS encoding methylmalonyl-CoA mutase family protein has protein sequence METHLRRSPERPGPFATFSGRAVERVYGPDDLRGFDPARKLGFPGAAPFTRGVQPTMYRGRLWTMRQYAGYATAEESNARYRYLLSHGTTGLSVAFDLPTQIGLDPDDPRSLGEVGRVGVSVASVEDARRLFDGIPLRDVTTSMTINAPASVLLSYYLVTAMEQGFAQADCGGTVQNDILKEYVARGTYIFPPAPSLRLTVDVMEYCARNVPRWNTISVSGYHIREAGATAAQELGFTLAHGREYVRAAVARGLPVDAFAPRISFFFNAHNDLFEEIAKFRAARRMWDRIMAKEFGAKDPRSRMLRFHAQTAGSMLTAQQPENNIVRVTIQALAAVLGGCQSLHTNSFDEALALPAEKAARIALRSQQVIAHESGVASTVDPCGGSFFLERLTDDLEEEATSLIADIDAQGGVLSAIERGWMQRRIHESAYLHQRAVEEGTRAVVGVNAHAATDEEPPALLRIGAAVEERAREAVAALRARRDAGSVQSALSELAAAARREDNLLPAIVACARIRATTGEICGALREVFGEYEPPGGA, from the coding sequence CTGGAGACGCACCTCCGTCGCTCGCCGGAGCGGCCGGGGCCTTTCGCGACGTTCTCGGGCCGCGCGGTCGAGCGGGTCTACGGCCCCGACGACCTTCGGGGCTTCGATCCCGCGCGCAAGCTCGGCTTTCCGGGCGCGGCGCCCTTCACGCGCGGCGTGCAGCCCACCATGTACCGCGGTCGGCTCTGGACGATGCGGCAGTACGCGGGCTACGCGACGGCCGAGGAGAGCAACGCGCGCTACCGGTACCTCCTGTCGCACGGCACGACGGGCCTGTCGGTCGCCTTCGACCTTCCGACGCAGATCGGCCTCGACCCGGACGATCCGCGGTCGCTTGGGGAGGTGGGCCGCGTCGGGGTCTCGGTCGCAAGCGTCGAAGACGCAAGGCGTCTCTTCGACGGGATCCCGCTTCGCGACGTCACGACGTCCATGACGATCAACGCGCCCGCCTCCGTGCTTCTCTCCTACTACCTCGTCACGGCCATGGAGCAGGGCTTTGCGCAGGCCGATTGTGGCGGCACGGTCCAGAACGACATCCTCAAGGAGTACGTCGCGCGCGGCACCTACATCTTCCCGCCGGCGCCAAGCCTGCGCCTCACGGTCGACGTGATGGAGTACTGCGCGCGCAACGTCCCGCGCTGGAACACGATCTCCGTCTCCGGCTACCACATCCGCGAGGCGGGCGCCACGGCCGCGCAGGAGCTCGGCTTCACGCTTGCGCACGGCCGCGAGTACGTCCGCGCCGCCGTGGCCCGCGGGCTTCCCGTGGACGCCTTTGCGCCGCGCATCTCCTTCTTCTTCAATGCGCACAACGACCTTTTCGAGGAGATCGCGAAGTTCCGCGCGGCGCGGCGCATGTGGGACCGCATCATGGCCAAGGAGTTTGGCGCAAAGGACCCGCGCTCGCGCATGCTGCGCTTCCACGCGCAGACGGCCGGCTCGATGCTCACCGCCCAGCAGCCGGAGAACAACATCGTGCGCGTGACGATCCAGGCCCTGGCGGCCGTGCTGGGAGGTTGCCAGTCGCTTCACACGAACAGCTTCGACGAGGCGCTTGCCCTTCCCGCCGAGAAGGCCGCGCGCATCGCCCTTCGCAGCCAGCAGGTGATCGCGCACGAATCGGGGGTGGCCTCGACGGTCGACCCTTGCGGCGGCTCCTTTTTCCTGGAGCGGCTCACGGACGACCTGGAGGAGGAGGCCACGAGCCTGATCGCCGACATCGATGCGCAGGGCGGCGTCCTCTCCGCGATCGAGCGGGGCTGGATGCAACGGCGCATCCACGAGTCCGCGTACCTTCACCAGCGGGCCGTCGAGGAGGGCACGCGCGCGGTCGTGGGCGTGAACGCGCACGCGGCGACGGACGAGGAGCCGCCGGCGCTCCTGCGGATCGGCGCCGCCGTGGAGGAGCGCGCGCGGGAGGCTGTCGCCGCGCTGCGTGCGCGCCGGGACGCCGGGTCCGTGCAAAGCGCCCTGTCGGAGCTTGCCGCGGCCGCACGCCGCGAGGACAACCTCCTTCCCGCGATCGTCGCCTGCGCGCGGATCCGCGCGACCACGGGCGAGATCTGCGGCGCGCTCCGCGAGGTGTTCGGCGAGTACGAACCCCCGGGGGGCGCCTGA